In one window of Cryptococcus neoformans var. neoformans JEC21 chromosome 7 sequence DNA:
- a CDS encoding 2-nitropropane dioxygenase, putative, giving the protein MPIVTEFTRLLGIKYPIVQGGMQWVGTPPLAAAVARAGGLGMLTALTQPSPEDLREAIKETRRLLGDREGKFGVNITLLPSINPPDYAGYTRAALEEGIDIFETAGNNPKPLIDYIRTYKADNSKGPTPKRFIIHKCVNIKHAFSGQKMGVDVLSIDGFECAGHPGEEDIGGLVLLAKAAKELTIPYIASGGFADGRGLAAALSLGAAGINMGKYTHWLSELILGTRFMCTVESPIHQNIKDKIVRSTEKDTIHIFRTLGNTARVYRNSVSTRVVELEKRPQGAKFEDLRELVAGARGRKVYETGDYDAGICLIERIDQEASDVIKGLCGLIDNQNKAKL; this is encoded by the exons ATGCCCATAGTCACAGAGTTCACGCGTCTGTTAGGTATCAAG TACCCAATTGTGCAAGGTG GAATGCAATGGGTCGGTACTCCGCCATTGGCTGCTGCAGTAGCGCGTGCCGGGGGGCTGGGCATGCTTACGGCTTTGACTCAACCGAGCCCAGAAGATCTAAGAGAGGCCATCAAGGAGACAAGGCGCCTATTGGGTGACAGAGAGGGGAAGTTT GGGGTAAATattacccttcttccgtcgATCAACCCTCCCGATTA TGCGGGTTATACCAGGGCTGCtctggaggaaggaatCGACATCTTCGAGACGGCTGGCAATAATC CCAAACCTCTCATCGACTACATAAGGACATATAAGGCAGATAATTCCAAGGGTCCTACTCCAAAGCGATTCATTATTCACAAATGTGTAAACATCAAGCATGCTTTTTCAGGTCAGAAGATGGGCGTGGATGTTTTGAGTATTGACGGATTTGAAT GTGCTGGTCATCctggagaggaagacatTGGTGGCCTGGTCTTG CTTGCGAAAGCAGCCAAAGAGCTTACGATCCCATATATCGCATCCGGAGGATTTGCCGATGGGCGTGGACTAGCAGCCGCTTTATCCCTCGGGGCAGCT GGAATCAACATGGGTAAGTACACGCACTGGCTATCAGAACTGATTTTAGGTACCCGATTTATGTGCACCGTTGAGTCACCCATTCATCAGAATATTAAAGACAAAATAGTACGCTCGACGGAGAAGGATACTATCCACATATTTCG TACGCTGGGCAATACTGCTCGAGTCTATCGTAATTCGGTGTCGACTCGGGTTGTCGAATTGGAAAAAAGACCCCAAGGCGCCAAATTTGAAGATCTTCGAGAGCTTGTTGCTGGCGCCAGAGGACGCAAAGTTTACGAGACGGGGGATTATGATGCTGGGATATG CTTGATAGAAAGGATTGATCAAGAGGCATCGGATGTGATAAAGGGTTTATGTGGTCTGATTGATAATCAGAACAAGGCCAAGCTTTGA
- a CDS encoding 2-nitropropane dioxygenase, putative, with protein MPIVTEFTRLLGIKYPIVQGGMQWVGTPPLAAAVARAGGLGMLTALTQPSPEDLREAIKETRRLLGDREGKFGVNITLLPSINPPDYAGYTRAALEEGIDIFETAGNNPKPLIDYIRTYKADNSKGPTPKRFIIHKCVNIKHAFSGQKMGVDVLSIDGFECAGHPGEEDIGGLVLLAKAAKELTIPYIASGGFADGRGLAAALSLGAAGINMGKYTHWLSELILGTRFMCTVESPIHQNIKDKIVRSTEKDTIHIFRTLGNTARVYRNSVSTRVVELEKRPQGAKFEDLRELVAGARGRKVYETGDYDAGIWSAGIAIGLIDDIPTCASLIERIDQEASDVIKGLCGLIDNQNKAKL; from the exons ATGCCCATAGTCACAGAGTTCACGCGTCTGTTAGGTATCAAG TACCCAATTGTGCAAGGTG GAATGCAATGGGTCGGTACTCCGCCATTGGCTGCTGCAGTAGCGCGTGCCGGGGGGCTGGGCATGCTTACGGCTTTGACTCAACCGAGCCCAGAAGATCTAAGAGAGGCCATCAAGGAGACAAGGCGCCTATTGGGTGACAGAGAGGGGAAGTTT GGGGTAAATattacccttcttccgtcgATCAACCCTCCCGATTA TGCGGGTTATACCAGGGCTGCtctggaggaaggaatCGACATCTTCGAGACGGCTGGCAATAATC CCAAACCTCTCATCGACTACATAAGGACATATAAGGCAGATAATTCCAAGGGTCCTACTCCAAAGCGATTCATTATTCACAAATGTGTAAACATCAAGCATGCTTTTTCAGGTCAGAAGATGGGCGTGGATGTTTTGAGTATTGACGGATTTGAAT GTGCTGGTCATCctggagaggaagacatTGGTGGCCTGGTCTTG CTTGCGAAAGCAGCCAAAGAGCTTACGATCCCATATATCGCATCCGGAGGATTTGCCGATGGGCGTGGACTAGCAGCCGCTTTATCCCTCGGGGCAGCT GGAATCAACATGGGTAAGTACACGCACTGGCTATCAGAACTGATTTTAGGTACCCGATTTATGTGCACCGTTGAGTCACCCATTCATCAGAATATTAAAGACAAAATAGTACGCTCGACGGAGAAGGATACTATCCACATATTTCG TACGCTGGGCAATACTGCTCGAGTCTATCGTAATTCGGTGTCGACTCGGGTTGTCGAATTGGAAAAAAGACCCCAAGGCGCCAAATTTGAAGATCTTCGAGAGCTTGTTGCTGGCGCCAGAGGACGCAAAGTTTACGAGACGGGGGATTATGATGCTGGGATATGGTC GGCTGGTATCGCCATCGGACTTATCGATGACATTCCAACATGTGCCAGCTTGATAGAAAGGATTGATCAAGAGGCATCGGATGTGATAAAGGGTTTATGTGGTCTGATTGATAATCAGAACAAGGCCAAGCTTTGA
- a CDS encoding 2-nitropropane dioxygenase, putative — protein sequence MPIVTEFTRLLGIKYPIVQGGMQWVGTPPLAAAVARAGGLGMLTALTQPSPEDLREAIKETRRLLGDREGKFGVNITLLPSINPPDYAGYTRAALEEGIDIFETAGNNPKPLIDYIRTYKADNSKGPTPKRFIIHKCVNIKHAFSGQKMGVDVLSIDGFECAGHPGEEDIGGLVLLAKAAKELTIPYIASGGFADGRGLAAALSLGAAGINMGKYTHWLSELILGTRFMCTVESPIHQNIKDKIVRSTEKDTIHIFRYVCRLNVCDDLNGIVVRWAILLESIVIRCRLGLSNWKKDPKAPNLKIFESLLLAPEDAKFTRRGIMMLGYGRLVSPSDLSMTFQHVPA from the exons ATGCCCATAGTCACAGAGTTCACGCGTCTGTTAGGTATCAAG TACCCAATTGTGCAAGGTG GAATGCAATGGGTCGGTACTCCGCCATTGGCTGCTGCAGTAGCGCGTGCCGGGGGGCTGGGCATGCTTACGGCTTTGACTCAACCGAGCCCAGAAGATCTAAGAGAGGCCATCAAGGAGACAAGGCGCCTATTGGGTGACAGAGAGGGGAAGTTT GGGGTAAATattacccttcttccgtcgATCAACCCTCCCGATTA TGCGGGTTATACCAGGGCTGCtctggaggaaggaatCGACATCTTCGAGACGGCTGGCAATAATC CCAAACCTCTCATCGACTACATAAGGACATATAAGGCAGATAATTCCAAGGGTCCTACTCCAAAGCGATTCATTATTCACAAATGTGTAAACATCAAGCATGCTTTTTCAGGTCAGAAGATGGGCGTGGATGTTTTGAGTATTGACGGATTTGAAT GTGCTGGTCATCctggagaggaagacatTGGTGGCCTGGTCTTG CTTGCGAAAGCAGCCAAAGAGCTTACGATCCCATATATCGCATCCGGAGGATTTGCCGATGGGCGTGGACTAGCAGCCGCTTTATCCCTCGGGGCAGCT GGAATCAACATGGGTAAGTACACGCACTGGCTATCAGAACTGATTTTAGGTACCCGATTTATGTGCACCGTTGAGTCACCCATTCATCAGAATATTAAAGACAAAATAGTACGCTCGACGGAGAAGGATACTATCCACATATTTCGGTATGTATGCAGGCTAAACGTATGTGATGATCTAAATGGCATTGTAGTACGCTGGGCAATACTGCTCGAGTCTATCGTAATTCGGTGTCGACTCGGGTTGTCGAATTGGAAAAAAGACCCCAAGGCGCCAAATTTGAAGATCTTCGAGAGCTTGTTGCTGGCGCCAGAGGACGCAAAGTTTACGAGACGGGGGATTATGATGCTGGGATATGGTC GGCTGGTATCGCCATCGGACTTATCGATGACATTCCAACATGTGCCAGCTTGA